The following coding sequences are from one Candidatus Nitrosotenuis cloacae window:
- a CDS encoding D-2-hydroxyacid dehydrogenase: protein MSLNNTVLICDQVDAVLNDILKKNGLQVTYEPQITPEDLAKKIGDYEVVIVRSRTTITKELIEKASKCKILARVGVGLDNIDTDAAKSKNIRVINAVEGAMNAVAELVIGLMLSMARDIPRADRELRDGKWIKKELMGTELAGKYLGIVGLGNIGKRLARLARALNMNVIGFDVVPIDPEFAKEVGLMKADLDTLLQSADYVSLHVPLLDSTKNLINAERMSKMKKTARIINTSRGGTVDEVALYNALQSGNLGGAALDVFEKEPAIGNKLISLPNFIATPHIGAQTKEAQSLAANVIAEKVIQILRGVI from the coding sequence GTTTAAACAACACTGTTTTGATTTGTGATCAGGTTGACGCAGTTCTAAATGACATTCTAAAGAAGAACGGCTTGCAGGTGACGTACGAGCCGCAGATAACCCCAGAAGACCTGGCAAAAAAGATAGGTGACTATGAGGTGGTAATAGTCCGAAGCAGGACCACCATAACAAAGGAACTAATCGAAAAGGCCTCAAAGTGCAAGATACTTGCGCGGGTCGGAGTGGGGCTTGATAATATAGACACAGATGCTGCAAAGTCCAAGAATATTCGGGTGATTAACGCAGTGGAGGGCGCAATGAATGCAGTAGCAGAGCTGGTAATAGGCCTGATGCTGTCTATGGCCAGAGACATTCCTCGCGCAGACAGAGAGTTGCGCGACGGCAAGTGGATAAAAAAGGAATTGATGGGCACAGAGCTTGCAGGAAAGTACCTTGGAATTGTGGGCCTTGGCAACATAGGAAAGAGGCTTGCGCGGCTTGCAAGGGCACTGAACATGAATGTAATAGGATTTGACGTGGTTCCAATTGATCCAGAGTTTGCAAAAGAGGTGGGCCTGATGAAGGCGGACTTGGACACCTTACTGCAGAGTGCGGACTATGTGTCACTGCACGTGCCGCTGCTTGACAGCACCAAGAATCTAATCAATGCGGAGAGAATGTCAAAGATGAAAAAGACTGCAAGGATAATCAACACATCTCGCGGCGGAACTGTGGACGAGGTGGCGTTGTACAATGCGTTACAGTCCGGCAATCTTGGCGGCGCAGCACTTGACGTGTTTGAGAAAGAGCCAGCAATTGGCAACAAACTGATCAGTCTGCCGAACTTTATTGCGACGCCGCACATC